In Bernardetia litoralis DSM 6794, the genomic window CTCCCAACAGCTCAATTACTTCCCAATCTCCATTTGTAATTTGGCGTACTTGCTTGCCTTCCATTGTATAAAGATACAAATGTTTGTAGCCTGTGCGCTCACTAGAAACAATAAAATGCTTTCCATCTTTCAAATAAATCAAGTCTTGTGTATATTCAAAATCTACATATCCATCTTTGTCTTCATCCGAATAAACAACTTTTGTTTCTCCTGTTTTTACATTGGCGTGGATAAGGTCAATTTTGTTTTGTAGGCGATTCATTCTACGGATTGCCAAAATATCTGAGTTATGTGTAAACTCCAAACGAGGAACATAAATATCTTTATCTTCTCCTAAATCAACTTCTTTTTTGTCTTTAGAATCCAAATTATAAACAAAAACTTTTAAAGTAGAATTATCTTCTCCTGCTTTTGGATATTTGAATTTATAATCAATTGGATACAATTGAGATTTATCAGCCCAATACTGCATATTATATTCTGTTACTTCGCTTTCATTAAACTGAACAAAAGCTAAATTTTTGCCATCTGGCGACCAATCAAATGCTTTTGTAAGGCTAAATTCTTCTTCATACACCCAATCTCCAGCACCATTTATAATTTTATTAAAAAGTCCGTCATCTGTAATCTGAACTTCTTTCATGTCTGATAAAGTAACATAAAAAAGATTATTTTTTCTAAAAAAAGCTACTTTTGAACCATCAGGAGAGAAAGTCGCATAAGCCGAACGCCCTTTTTCTGAAAGTTTTTTGACTGATTTGTCACTCATATTCACAACATAATACTCAGCCATGTAGGAACGACGATAAATAGACTGGCGATTTGTTTGAATCAAAATTTTGTCTTCTTTGTCTGAAAAAGAATATTCTGCAATATTAATTTTGGGATCAGAAGCATTACCATCAAAAATAGTTTCGACAGCTTTATTGGTTTTTATCTCATAACGAACAATAGCATTTCCGTCCATACGGGTATAAAAACCTCCATTATTTGTCCAATCTACACCTTGTAAATTTTTTGAATAAAGGCTACGATTCGAATAAATATCAGTAACACTAACCTTTGTTTTGCTATCATCTTGTGCTATGGTTTCCGAAGAAAAATAGATGTTAGAAAAAGCAAAAATCCCTAGAAATAAGGATAAAAAGTAATTTTTCTTTAACATAGTATAAATTATAATTGATTTTAAATATAAACTATCAAGTACGCAAATTTTAATTAATTATTCAAAATATTAGAAATGAGAAATATAGAAGTTAAGATTTTTTACTACTACATTTCACTATCTTGAAAAGCTTTAGCTGTCAAACTATGTAAATCAATAATTTTTTGCAAGGGTTTTTGATAGCCTCCTGCTAAGTTTGTGACCACAGGAATTTTTAATTCATTACAAGTAGAATAAACAATTTTATCACGTAGATATATTTGCTCTGTTGTAAAATGTCCCGAATAAACTTCAGGGTCATCTTCGTGACAATCTACACCTGCTTGATAAAATAAAATATCACAATTAGTAAAATTTTGCCTTATCAGATTTGACAAATTTTCTAACCATTCCGTATTATTATGTTTTTTTATATCATAATCTCCCAATGAATATTGAGTTATAAAATCTTCACTATTTGTCTTATGAATTGTATTCATAGTGCCATCTCCAGCATGAGAATCTAAATCTAAAATACCAATATGTTGAGCTTTATATTGTTTTTTCAGAATAATAGCAGCTATTGTTAAACCACAAAAAGTACAAAAACCATTTGCATAATTATAGCCTGCATGATGAAAGCCTGAAGTTGGCGAAAAAGTATTGATTTTATGTATGTATGCGTGTATTGAAGCACATAAAAAACTACCTGTTGTCCACTGCAAGCTCTTTGCTACATTTAAAGATTTATTTCCAAAACCGTTCTTAATCTTACCATTCAAAATTCCTTTTACATAGTTTTTGTCATGAGCAATAGCTATTTCATCCACAGATAATGCTCGTATTTTTTTGATTGTAATAGGACATCCAAGCTGTTTCCAAGTTTGTACAACTAACTTGGGTTTTTTAGCACTTGGAGAATAACCCACATTTTCATTTATACATTGTTTTTTATCATAAAAAACAAGCATTTCTTTTAATTTCTGTTCTGACATAGTAACTGTTATTGATTTCAATTAAGAATAAGTAATTAAACAGAATCAAAACATATTCATAAAAATAAAATTGTGTGTTTTGTTATAATGAACTAAATACACAAAAGTAGTTTTTTATAAATATGCCTTAGACTAGCTAATTCAGTTGTAAAAATCCTAGAATAGTATCAATTAACAACAAAAGCTACACAAAAATAATTTCAGGTAAGAAATATTTTTTCAGAAAAAGTAAATAAACTTGAATGATTTATCAAAAAAAAATGTTATATTATTTACAACTATTAAAGCTGTCTTAACTTAGCCATAAAGAAAAATTATTTTTCACTCTAAAATCACACAAACATGCGTCATTTCCCTTTTTCTTATCAAATGATTCGTTCTGCTGTTTATAATCTAGCAGAAAAAACTCTAGAAATTGAGTTTAAAGATGGTTCTTCAAAAAGATTACGTGATATTACACCACAGATTTATGCTCATCTTATGAATCGTTCACTTTGTGATAAACTTCGCTCAAAATTAAGTCAAAATTGATAATTCCCAACAATTTTATATTTATAAAAAAAGTCCTTATTAGAAATAATCTAATAAGGACTTTTTTGCTTTTAATTTCTAAAACTTATATAAAAGAATAATTTTCATTGAATAGTTTAAGCATACCTATCAACATACCCTTGTAAACCTTCTTTTCCTCCTACTCCAGAAGCCACAAAAGTCCATTCATTATTTTGCTTCACAAGCCTTCCAAATTCTACGTCTGTATCTGTTGGAAATTCTTCATCAAGGTCATAAATCAGTATTTGTCTATCTGTTTTGACATCTACAATTCGGATATACGCATCTTTCAAAAGCCCAAAATGATGACGACGAGCTTCAGCTTCATGAATCGTAACAGCCAAAATAAGCTCTGTCACTTCAGGATTAATGGAAGCCAAATTGACTAAAATCATTTCATCATCACCATCGCCTTCCCCTGTACGATTATCTCCCAAATGCTGTGCAGAGCCATCAGGAGACTTCAAATTATTATAAAAAACTAAATATTCATCAGAAATAAGTTTTCCATTTTTTCCAATCATAAACATAGATACATCCAAATCTAATTTGTTAGATGTTTTCATATCCCAGCCCAAACCTATCATTATTTTTTCTAAACTAGGTTCTTTTTTGGTTAAATTGAGTTTACTTCCTTTTGTGAGTTTGATTGACATATTTTAAAAATTTTGAATTGGAAAAGATATTAGATTTTATTCTTTGTGTCACAAATACTCATTGGCAATACTATCTAATGTTTGGCTCATATTAGGCGCACGCAAAGCCTCTCCAATAGCTTTAAACTCCCACTTCCCAGAAGCATGACGCACCATTTTGCCCATTACCATAGAAGTATGTCCTGCATATTTTGGTTCTGCTGAAAGATTGAAAGTAGCCAAAACTTCTCTTACTTCTTTTTTATTTCCTTCAAAAATTCGAATCTTAGAATAAGGAATCTCTGCAAAATCTTGTCCTTTGTAAGAATTTAGAAAAAAGATAAGTTGAGTTGCCTTTGCATCAATATTATTCAGTACAATCTCAATAATTTCATTATCAAAATCATCTGTTTTGCTATCGCCTTCTCGGTCATCGCCACTGTGAATAATAGCTTTATCTTTCGAAATAAGAGAAGAATAATATACCAAATCAATTCGGTTTCCCTCTTTATCAAAAACGGCAACACTTCCATCCAAATCTACACTTTCATTGCTGGAAAGCAAACCAAAGAGCTGTTTTGTTTTTATCATTCCCCAGTTTACACCAATACAAATTCGGTCGTAAGTTTTGCCTGCTTTTTCTAAGGAAATAGTACTTCCTTTTTTGAGATTGATACCTGTTTTTTTATTTAATGAAATACTCATATAGTAATTAAAAATTAAAAAATCGTGATAGAATTGAATTTAAAAAACACGAATTGAGTTTAAGCGTATTTATCCAAAAATGCTTGCAAACCACCATTTTCACCCAATCCAGAGGCTACAAATGACCATTCTCCATTTTCTCTAATTAATCTACCAAATTCTACATCTGTATTTGAAGCAAACTCAGCATCCAAATCGTAGCGCAATATTTCTCTATCCGAACTCACATCTACAATTCTGATATACGCATCTTCTAACATTCCAAAATTATGACGACGAGTAGCAGCTTCATGAATAGAAGCAACAAAAATAAGTTCATTTACATCCGAGGAAACTAAAGGCAAGTTAGCCAAAACCATTTCATCATCTCCATCTCCATCACCTGTTCGGTTGTCTCCTGTGTGTTGAATAGAACCATCTGGAGATTTGAGATTATTGTAAAAAACAAAATACTCATCGGCAGGCACTTTGCCCGAAGCTCCTACCATAAATACAGAAACATCAAGGTCTAATTTTGCACCTGATTTCATTTCCCAGCCAAGTCCGACCATTATTTTTTCTAAACTAGGTTCGTTTTTAGAGAGGTTGAAACGTCCTCCTTTTTTTAATGAAATAGCCATTTTTTGAGTTGTTTTAAGTGTGAAATTGAATAAATATTTTTAGCTTGTACATTGTTAAATCTTTGTAAATAATTTACCTTATTGAGTTTTGAAAAATGAATATAGAATTATTTATCAAAAAATTTTTTCATTTGTTCTTCTTTACTGAGTTCTTTTTTTGTCTTCTGTTTATGTTCTGTTTTCTTATTTTGAGGTTGCTCAGAATTTTTTGTGTTTTTTCCAAAAAAATCATCTATGGCTGTTTTTTGGATATTTTCACTAGAGT contains:
- a CDS encoding S9 family peptidase; the encoded protein is MLKKNYFLSLFLGIFAFSNIYFSSETIAQDDSKTKVSVTDIYSNRSLYSKNLQGVDWTNNGGFYTRMDGNAIVRYEIKTNKAVETIFDGNASDPKINIAEYSFSDKEDKILIQTNRQSIYRRSYMAEYYVVNMSDKSVKKLSEKGRSAYATFSPDGSKVAFFRKNNLFYVTLSDMKEVQITDDGLFNKIINGAGDWVYEEEFSLTKAFDWSPDGKNLAFVQFNESEVTEYNMQYWADKSQLYPIDYKFKYPKAGEDNSTLKVFVYNLDSKDKKEVDLGEDKDIYVPRLEFTHNSDILAIRRMNRLQNKIDLIHANVKTGETKVVYSDEDKDGYVDFEYTQDLIYLKDGKHFIVSSERTGYKHLYLYTMEGKQVRQITNGDWEVIELLGVQEENVKMPLLYYISTQDSPLERHLYMVDLKGKKTRKMTDRHGTNSVDMSKDFSFYILTHESTEMPVNYRLYQTKGNLLLSKIQDNDRLIKTFKENELPQKELSSFKNRNGETLNYQIFKPLDFDENKKYPVLMHVYGGPGSQLVTDAWAGGTNDLWHGMLTQKGYIVVTVDNRGTQGRGEAFKKATYKNLGKLEVEDQIDGAKFLATLSFVDKERIGIWGWSYGGYMSSLLMMLGADYFKAGIAVAPVTSWRYYDTIYTERFLQRPQDNAAGYDDFSPITHAGKLEGKFLLVHGTGDDNVHIQNSIQLQNALVDANKPFEMFYYADKNHGIYGGMTRIHLYNMMTKFVEDNL
- a CDS encoding histone deacetylase, with product MSEQKLKEMLVFYDKKQCINENVGYSPSAKKPKLVVQTWKQLGCPITIKKIRALSVDEIAIAHDKNYVKGILNGKIKNGFGNKSLNVAKSLQWTTGSFLCASIHAYIHKINTFSPTSGFHHAGYNYANGFCTFCGLTIAAIILKKQYKAQHIGILDLDSHAGDGTMNTIHKTNSEDFITQYSLGDYDIKKHNNTEWLENLSNLIRQNFTNCDILFYQAGVDCHEDDPEVYSGHFTTEQIYLRDKIVYSTCNELKIPVVTNLAGGYQKPLQKIIDLHSLTAKAFQDSEM
- a CDS encoding KTSC domain-containing protein produces the protein MRHFPFSYQMIRSAVYNLAEKTLEIEFKDGSSKRLRDITPQIYAHLMNRSLCDKLRSKLSQN
- a CDS encoding TerD family protein, which produces MSIKLTKGSKLNLTKKEPSLEKIMIGLGWDMKTSNKLDLDVSMFMIGKNGKLISDEYLVFYNNLKSPDGSAQHLGDNRTGEGDGDDEMILVNLASINPEVTELILAVTIHEAEARRHHFGLLKDAYIRIVDVKTDRQILIYDLDEEFPTDTDVEFGRLVKQNNEWTFVASGVGGKEGLQGYVDRYA
- a CDS encoding TerD family protein, whose protein sequence is MSISLNKKTGINLKKGSTISLEKAGKTYDRICIGVNWGMIKTKQLFGLLSSNESVDLDGSVAVFDKEGNRIDLVYYSSLISKDKAIIHSGDDREGDSKTDDFDNEIIEIVLNNIDAKATQLIFFLNSYKGQDFAEIPYSKIRIFEGNKKEVREVLATFNLSAEPKYAGHTSMVMGKMVRHASGKWEFKAIGEALRAPNMSQTLDSIANEYL
- a CDS encoding TerD family protein, which gives rise to MAISLKKGGRFNLSKNEPSLEKIMVGLGWEMKSGAKLDLDVSVFMVGASGKVPADEYFVFYNNLKSPDGSIQHTGDNRTGDGDGDDEMVLANLPLVSSDVNELIFVASIHEAATRRHNFGMLEDAYIRIVDVSSDREILRYDLDAEFASNTDVEFGRLIRENGEWSFVASGLGENGGLQAFLDKYA